In a genomic window of Halostella litorea:
- a CDS encoding Hvo_1808 family surface protein: MPSLRPLALVAILVLAGCAAPAAPGPSSTTATDGEPTPTDAGPDDATTPDREDVRGWENGYWYNDSLSIDDGDGLTDAELDAVVARSMARVERVRGVEFDEGVNVSVVSRAAYRNGSGTGTTAAGDRTYENVRNRALFLVGDDADAAAVAEENTGAAVLGYYDARRDRVVIVSDAERPTVDEITLAQELYHAYQFRYGNAVELRVPRDASDDRVAALLSLVEGDANLVDERYAARCEAEWDCLRPRSDGGGTNASAADVHMGLYIHSYFPYAEGQAFVESVRERAGWAGVTDLYADPPASTAAVIHGESAGEPLSLALPDRSTADWERVRRSDGSQAATLGERSLATMFAYTLYDDREGAVIDRSAFVRPGSDGPRLDYDINYSNGWGMDRLYAYENGGETGYVWRIRWRDAANASTFVEGYERLLTHHGAERRGGRWVVDDGAFAGSYYVERDGDTVTVVNAPSKRGVVELYPAAGAGMTGD; the protein is encoded by the coding sequence ATGCCGTCCCTCCGTCCGCTCGCGCTGGTCGCGATACTGGTCCTCGCGGGGTGTGCGGCCCCGGCCGCCCCCGGACCGAGCAGCACCACGGCGACGGACGGTGAACCGACCCCGACCGACGCCGGCCCGGACGACGCGACGACGCCCGACCGCGAGGACGTGCGGGGCTGGGAGAACGGGTACTGGTACAACGACAGCCTGTCGATAGACGACGGCGACGGCCTCACCGACGCGGAACTCGACGCCGTCGTCGCGCGGTCGATGGCGCGGGTCGAGCGCGTCCGTGGGGTCGAGTTCGACGAGGGCGTGAACGTCTCCGTCGTCAGCCGCGCGGCGTACCGGAACGGGTCCGGGACCGGGACGACCGCCGCGGGCGACCGGACGTACGAGAACGTGCGCAACCGGGCGCTGTTTCTCGTCGGGGACGACGCTGACGCCGCGGCCGTCGCCGAGGAGAACACGGGGGCGGCGGTGCTGGGCTACTACGACGCCCGGCGGGACCGCGTCGTGATCGTCTCCGACGCCGAGCGGCCGACCGTCGACGAGATAACGCTCGCACAGGAACTGTACCACGCCTACCAGTTCCGCTACGGCAACGCGGTCGAACTCCGGGTCCCGCGGGACGCGTCCGACGACCGGGTGGCGGCCCTGCTGTCGCTGGTCGAGGGCGACGCGAACCTCGTCGACGAGCGGTACGCCGCCCGCTGCGAGGCCGAGTGGGACTGCCTCCGGCCGCGGTCGGACGGCGGAGGAACGAACGCGTCGGCCGCGGACGTCCACATGGGGCTGTACATCCACTCCTATTTCCCGTACGCCGAGGGGCAGGCCTTCGTCGAGTCCGTCCGCGAACGGGCCGGCTGGGCGGGCGTCACCGACCTGTACGCCGACCCGCCGGCGAGCACGGCCGCGGTCATCCACGGGGAGAGCGCCGGCGAACCGCTTTCGCTCGCGCTCCCCGACCGGAGCACGGCGGACTGGGAGCGCGTCAGACGGAGCGACGGCTCCCAGGCGGCGACGCTGGGCGAGCGCAGCCTCGCGACGATGTTCGCGTACACGCTGTACGACGACCGGGAGGGGGCCGTGATAGACCGCTCGGCGTTCGTCCGGCCGGGGAGCGACGGCCCGCGGCTCGACTACGACATCAACTACTCGAACGGCTGGGGGATGGACCGCCTGTACGCCTACGAGAACGGCGGCGAGACGGGGTACGTGTGGCGGATCCGGTGGCGCGACGCGGCCAACGCCAGCACGTTCGTCGAGGGGTACGAGCGCCTGCTGACCCACCACGGCGCGGAGCGGCGGGGCGGGCGCTGGGTCGTCGACGACGGCGCGTTCGCCGGCAGCTACTACGTCGAGCGCGACGGCGACACCGTCACCGTCGTCAACGCGCCGTCGAAACGCGGGGTCGTGGAGCTGTACCCCGCCGCCGGCGCTGGGATGACGGGGGACTGA